One part of the Glycine soja cultivar W05 chromosome 11, ASM419377v2, whole genome shotgun sequence genome encodes these proteins:
- the LOC114374847 gene encoding chaperone protein dnaJ 11, chloroplastic-like gives MASLYDVLGISVGASCIEIKAAYRKLARTYHPDVVAMNQKESSANQFMMIHSAYSTLSDPEKRAQYDREIYRYRRSANMEARNQTFSYAGSARKWETDQCW, from the coding sequence atggctTCCCTTTATGATGTGCTTGGTATTTCAGTGGGTGCAAGCTGCATCGAAATAAAGGCTGCTTACAGAAAGCTGGCAAGAACATACCATCCTGATGTTGTGGCCATGAATCAGAAGGAAAGCTCAGCGAACCAATTTATGATGATCCATTCAGCTTACTCAACTTTATCTGACCCAGAGAAGCGAGCTCAATATGACAGAGAAATCTATAGATACAGAAGATCAGCAAATATGGAAGCAAGAAATCAGACATTTTCCTATGCTGGAAGTGCAAGGAAATGGGAAACAGACCAATGTTGGTAG
- the LOC114376954 gene encoding uncharacterized protein LOC114376954, with translation MILQPIRLASHASLGLLLNDNPCPSTSSLCWGQRVIDIRVQEDRKVCHGVLVTYSIDVVIKDVKKFLSETQSEIIILEVRTEFGHEDPPEFNKYLEEQLGDYLVPHDENVFEKTIAEVLPKRVICVWKPIKSPQPKTGSPLWSAGYLRDNWINTDLPSTKFESNMKHLSEQQPVTSRKYFYRVENIVTPVADNPVLCVKPVTERTHGFARLFMSQCFSKGYADRLQIFSTDFIDQDFVDACVGLTCARVEGRA, from the exons ATGATTCTGCAACCAATAAGATTGGCATCCCATGCATCACTCGGCCTTTTGCTCAATGACAATCCTTGTCCATCTACCAGCAGCTTGTGTTGGGGACAAAGGGTGATTGACATTCGGGTGCAGGAGGATCGCAAAGTGTGCCACGGAGTCCTCGTTACATACAGCATCGATGTTGTCATCAAAGATGTCAAGAAGTTCTTATCAGAAACTCAGTCCGAGATCATCATCCTCGAG GTTAGAACCGAGTTTGGGCACGAGGATCCTCCGGAATTCAACAAGTACCTTGAGGAACAACTGGGGGATTACCTAGTTCCCCATGatgaaaatgtttttgaaaagacCATCGCAGAAGTGCTACCAAAGAGAGTTATATGTGTTTGGAAGCCAATAAAATCACCACAGCCTAAGACAGGGAGTCCTCTGTGGAGTGCAGGGTACTTGAGGGATAATTGGATCAACACTGATTTGCCATCAACCAAGTTTGAGAGCAACATGAAGCATTTGAGTGAGCAGCAACCTGTTACTTCCAGAAAATACTTTTACAGGGTGGAGAACATCGTTACGCCTGTGGCGGATAACCCTGTTCTGTGTGTGAAGCCTGTCACTGAGCGAACTCATGGCTTTGCAAGACTCTTCATGAGTCAGTGCTTCTCCAAAGGGTATGCAGATAGACTGCAGATTTTTTCTACGGATTTCATTGACCAGGATTTCGTTGATGCATGTGTTGGACTCACATGTGCCAGGGTTGAGGGTAGAGcctga